CGTCTGGGTGCACCCAGTTTGTTGAAAAGAGAGACGACCGCTACCGGGTCGGTCGCAGCAACAGCCGCACCAAAGAGGATACCAACAGGCCAGGTGATCGCATTGATCTGGGCAAAATGAACACTCACAGGGACCATAACGGCAGCCGTAAGCAGTGTCGAAGCGATCACCCCGGGAATGACCAGTGTGGCAATGGGCCAGCCGTCACGCCACAGTTCTGAAGCCCGCAGATGGATCGCCGCTTCAAAAATGAGCGGCGGCAGAAAGACAGAGTAAAGCAGTTCCTGTGTCAAAGACGGCGGATGCAAAAGGTGTAATCCCCCCAGCATAAGCCCTACAGCCACCAATGCAATGGTATAGGGAAGATTGATATACCTCGTAATGACCGCAACAATAGAAGCAATGACAAAGAGTATCAGTATTACCGATTCATACGACATCTGTTCCTCCTACCCTATCCATTGCCAGACCATCACGACGGTAAGCCCGAGTGTAACAAGCATGGCAAACAGGGAAAAAACGTTTTGAAACCGTGTGGCGACATACTCACCCATGATCGTTTTGTTATTTCCGATCGCCAGGGCGAAAGCTATGAGAACGGGAATGAGCATTCCGTTGAGCACTTGGGAATAGTACAGTGCATCGACGACGGTAATACCCGGATACATATCGATCATATCTCCAATGATCAGCGCACCGATAAATACGATATAGAACCCTTTCGCATCACTGACTTTGTAATCCATACCCTCCCGCCAGCCAAAAGTATCGGCTACGGCATAGGCGGTCGATCCTGCCAGTACAGGAATCGCCAGAAAACCGGCAACAACAATACCCAGTGCGAACAGGGCAAAAGCATAATCCCCTGCGGCAGGACGCAGGGCTTCCGTCAGTGTCATAACATCTTCTATATTGCTGTGGGTACCATAGAGCATCACTGCCCCGGTGATAATCATGGCATAAGCGAGCAGGTTCGAGTAGACCATACCGGTGATAGTGTCGAAACCGACTTCATCTGCCTGAACGATACTTTTTTTCTCTTCTTTTTCTTCCGCCGCCTGCCAGAACATCAGGTAGGGAGAAATGGTCGTTCCCAGCATTCCGAGCGCTGCAATGATCCACGCACTGTTCATCTCTATATGCGGCACCAGTGTATTTTTCAGCAGCAGCAGTACCGGCGGTTTAGAAAGAACAGCTGCAATGATATAGACGACAAGGACTGCTGTCATGCCAATGAAGATCGATTTTATCTTTTTATATTGACCAAAGGTGATCAAGTAGGCGATGAGTGCAGTAATAGGGATGAGAAAATACACGGTACGATAACCGGTGAGTGTATGGAAAATAGCCGCGATTGCATTAAGGTCTGCACCGATGGTCAGGATGTTGGCCAGAGCCAGTATCATGATCATCAGAACGGTCAGTTTTTTTGAATAGTATGCTGTTGTGATCTCCGGCAGGCTTTTCCCTGTCACGATCGCAATGCGCGCCACCAGGTTCTGGATAGCGATCATCATCGGTGTTGAAAGCAGCAGAAGCCATAACTGGGAAAAACCGGTCGTAGCTCCGACGACCGTGTAGGTAACGATTCCGGCCGGATCGTCCCCTGCCCCGCCGGTAATGAGACCCGGCCCGAGCTGCTTTATGCGTTCACGGTTTTTGGCAATGTCAAAACGTATCTTTTCTTTAAGTCTTAACTGCATCACTTCCCTTGTCTTAGCTTATCTATCCTCTTGACTTAATATCTGAACCGTTTATAGTGCGGGTCAGGAGAGGTATATCACCTCTTCCGGTGCAACAATATGTGCTTTTTCATGCAACTTTTCACCCATGACTTTTCTAAGAACTTCCTGTTTTTCTTCTTCTCCGTGAATGAGGAAAATACGCTGCAGATCTTCGATATCTTTTACCCACTTGATGATGCCGTTCTGGTCGGCATGTGCGGAAAAACCGTTGATCGTATACATACTTGCCTTGATACGGATATCTTCATGATAGATCTTGATCCATTTGGCGCCGTCCACGATACGTCGTCCCAATGTCCCTACTGCCTGGTAGCCGACAAAAATCACTGCATTTTTAGGGTTCCACAAACGGTTCTTGAAATGATGCAGTATTCTGCCCCCGTTACACATACCGCTTCCTGCGATGATGATCGCCCGTTCGTCAACATCATTGATCGCTTTGGATTCATCCACGGTAAGCGTATAGTTCAATCCGTCGAAATCAAATACCGTACCGTCACGCTTCTTGATCGTCTGGCATTCGGTACTCAGGAGTTCTTCTGCAAACTCTTTATAGACAGCGGTCGCCCGGGTTGCCATGGGACTGTCCAGAAAGATCTTGCATTCAGGCAGTTCTTTTTTATCATGCATCTCTTTGAGAATACAGAGAAGCTCCTGTGTCCGTTCTATGGCAAAAGAAGGGATAATGACATTTCCCCAGTTCTCGAGTGTTTTGGTAATGACGGAACGGAACTCCTCTTCACTCTCCAGCGCACCCTTGTGGTTACGGTCACCATAGGTGGATTCCACATAAAGGAAATCCGCTGATTTACACGGAACGAGATTGGGGATGACCATATCATTGTCATTTCCGATATCTCCGGAAAAAACGATATGGCGTTCTTCGTTCCCTTCTTTGTAACGTATCTCTATATAGGCAGACCCGAGAATATGCCCGGCATTACGGTAAGTAACCGTGACATCTTTACAAAGTTCAAAGGGTTTGTCATACTCCGGCATGATATGCGGCAGTGCCAATGCAGCCTGAACATCTTTCTCTTCATAAAGCGGTAAAAGTACTTTTCCTTCGTTTCCTCTTCTCTGTGCTTTCTTATAGTGGGTATGATAATCCTCTTTCATGATCTTTGCACTATCAAGCAACACGACTTCTGCCAGGGCAAACGTAGCATCTGTAGCAACAATGGTCCCGCTAAAGCCTTCCTTGACCAGCTTGGGTATCCTCCCCACATGATCGAGGTGTGCATGGGTTACCAGCAGATAATCAACACTCTTCGCATCAAAATCAAACAGACCGTAATTGCGATGCTCCTCGCGCCCCTGGAACATCCCGCAATCTACAAGAATACGTGTTCCGCTGTCAAGTTCAAGCAGGTGACATGACCCGGTCACGACTTCCGCTGCTCCGTATGATACTACTGTTGCCATTTTTGCTCCTTTATGGCTGATATGGTACTTCTATGAACAGTATAGCACTTTTAAGTAAACATTAATTTTGTCATAAACAAACAATTCACCAGTCTATACCTTCCTGCGGGTCAAAATCATCCGGATCCACTTTTTCCTGTTTGCAGCCGCCCGGTTTTGTTTCACCGTATTTCTTGTAGGCGAATCCTGCAAGAATGATCAGCAGTGCCAAAATAATAAATATCAATAAGGGTTTTTCATAATACCAACTATAGCAAAATATTTTTAGATATAATAATCATCACTTATTATAGGAGAAGTATATGGAAAAAATATGGGCATTCATCATGATGCACCAGATCGAGACACTGCTGCTTGGCTTTGGTGCGATCGTTCTGGCTTTCATCATCACACACTGGCAGGAAGTGAAGTTCTGGTGGCTGAACTTTACCTACAATTTTCCTATCATCGGTAAAATCTCCCGCCTCGCACAGGATATCGAAGGGTTTGATGAAAAACACAAATGGTTCTACTCCGAAGAGCGTCTCTGCCGAGACTACTACAACTTCTATGAAAAAGTGGACAAGGACAGCGAATCGTACGACGAGGCCAAAGAGTACCTGCATGCCGCAGGTGAATTGGGACGCAAACCGACTCCTACCTTTATCTGGATCATGATCTTTGTGCTTGTCATTGTCGAAGCCTTCGGTTTTGCCTATGTACTGGCAGGGTTCACCATCCCCGGAGCCAGTGAAGCGACACAGCAGAAAGGTGCTATCGGCGTGGCTGCCATGCTTGCCATCCTGCTGGTCTGGCTGACGCATATGACAGGACAGGAACTGCACAAAAACACGCTCATCAAGAAGATCCGCCGCTGGTACAAGAACGACAATGCCGGCGGTTCGAACTGGAGAGACCTCAAACCTGACGAGCAGCTCATCAGCATCGACAACACTTTTGACGACAGTAGTTCTCCCAACTACATCAGAATGCTCAACCGTCTCGATGTGAACGATAAGGTCAAGACGACCTATACAAAGACCATTCTGACACTGATCTTCATCTTTGCCGTTGCCATCGGGGCAACCTATATCAGACACCAGGTCCTGACGCAGGAGATCGCCAGTTCCCATGAAACGGCAATGAATATCTTCAACGAAGATGCTTCACCTTTTGCAGGAGCGGAGAATGCCGGCAGCGATGACGACATCGGCGCACTCTTCGGAGATGACGCTGCAGCAGATGCCAAAGAAGACCTCTCTTCACTGTTCGGAGATAACGCAAAAGATGCGACAACCCCGGCAGAAAAGAATACGGCGGCAATCGAAGATGAAACAAACCAGAAAGGCGGCGACGCCACCTTTATTGTACTGGGACTGATGTTCATATTCATACAGATACTGGGTATCTTCTTCGGAATGCACTGGGACTTTGCAGGACGCGAATCCAAGGAGGCCTACGAGTGCCTGAGAGGCTTTGCAACCAAAAAAGCCTTCCTTTCCTACTACGACAGGGTCAAAACACACATTGCAAGGGTAGCGCAGCAGCAGCTTCAGAAACTGCAGCACAAGATGAACATCATCAACGACAACACGGGAACAGATGCCGAAACGACCGCCCTGCTGCGCAACAACAAAGAGAGAACTTTCCGACAGTACCTGACATTCGAGGACAAATGATGAAACGACTATTTTTAACCCTTCTGACACTCGGTACACTGCTTCTGGCACGCAACGATGTGCCAAGCTGCTACAAAGCCCTGCAGATAGAGAACCCGAACCCTGCGGTGGAGAAAGAACTCTTCATTCTTGTCGACCAAACCACACCGCTTGACAAGAATATGATGATCTATACCTACAAAAACATGATGAAGTTCATCAAGAACGGTTATGCCGTGACCATCGCCTCCTTTTCGGCCAACGCCAAAGGCAAATATACCGATGTACCCTACTCCGGAAGCCTCGAAGCGCTGCTGCCCGAAAGTGCAAAACACGAGATCGCAAAAAAGAAACTCAGAAAATACCAGGCCTGTATGAACGGACAGTACAAATATGCCAAGAAGAAAGCGACCAAAGCATTGGTCCATACACTAAAAGGTGCGAACAAGAAACTGCCACACTCAGACATCCTCAAGTCGCTCGACGATATTGCAGAACACATCATCAAACCTTCCAAAGCCAAAGAGAAAGTGGTACTGCTGGTCTCGGATATGATGGAACACTCTTCCATCACCACCTTCTATTCCAAAGGTTCGCTCAGAAGGATCGATACAAAAAAAGAGATGACCAAACTGCAAAAGAGCGGTTACACAGCCGACTTCGACGGTGCGAGGGTCTACATCATCGGTGCAGGTATGGTCGGGAAGAACAGCTACCGGGACTCCAAAACACTCAAAGCCCTCACCTCTTTCTGGGAAACCTACTTTAAAGCAAGCAATGCCAGACTACAGGCCATCGGTACACCGATGCTACTGGAAGATGTCAAGTAATATTGAGGGTTATTAGAGGTGCCCATAAGTACCATAGAGGTATAATGCCTCTATGAAAAATCTACACAATGCCCTTCTTTTAAAACAACTTTACCAGCTTAAGCAGTTGGGATACAGGTATACCGATATCACGCCCTATCAGGAAGAGAAGCTCGACCTTACCCTGCCTGACACACTGGACTCGCTGCAGAAACAGGCAATGAACTGCCACCTCTGTGAGCTGAGCAAAAGCCGAAAAAAGGTTGTTTTTGGAGAGGGAAATCCCCATGCAAATATACTCATCATTGGAGAAGGTCCCGGAGCAACAGAAGACAGTACGGGAAAACCCTTTGTAGGACGTTCCGGGGAACTGCTCTCAAAAATGCTTGAGAATGTACTTGGGGTCACAAGACAAGAGGTCTACATTACCAACATCGTCAAGTGCCGTCCACCCAACAACAGAGCCCCTACTCCTACAGAGGCACACACCTGCCAACCCTACCTGCTCAAGCAGATAGAACTCATCAAACCCAAACTCATCCTCACGCTCGGGGCGACCGCCTACCACTATCTGACCGGAGACGATACCGGCATCACCAAGGTCAGAGGCAGTATCCACAAACATGGAAACGCCACGCTCATACCCACCTACCATCCAAGTTATCTGCTGAGAAATCCCAGTGCCAAAAAAGAGGTATTTGAAGATCTCTTGAAAGTAAAAGAGTTGATGAAGAGCTTTTAAAGCATTTGTCATCTTGAACTTGTTTCATGTATTCTACGATATAACTACGAAATTAACTAAAGGTGAGTATCGCTCTAATCTTATTTTTTCACAGTTAAGTTTTTAACTGCGTAAAAGAGTAATTAACTGTAGAATTCTTCAATATGTTGACCAATTCCGCACTATCTTCATCCGAGTCATCTGCAGACAACTACACTAAAATTTTTCATTTTTGAAACTCTTCCACATATCCCCTATAGAATTATATTTATTAATACTACTTTGATTGCCTTCTGTTTTTGTGACGGTGATGTCGATTTTCTCTTTTTCTTCTATACGCGATCCGGGGTTATTCCCGTAGCCCAGCAGCTTGTAGGTCACAGCGAGTACGATCATGAAAACTCCCATCCACGAAACTGCTTTATCCAAGAACATTGCCTGTTTTACTTTTTTGTCATAAGGTTGCACCGTTGCAAACCCTTTTATACATCGCAGCCTTGCCCGATACCCCTTCCAGAGTGATGTCTTCACACCTTTTTTTAAAATACATATTTCATTGTAGAGCTTTCTTATGAGAAAAAACTCCAAATAAGCCCCTATGACGAAGAGCAGGAAAAGCAAGAGTGCGATGGTATAGATCAGTATGTTTTCAAGCATGAGGCACCTTTATCGTGAAAATATTTTTCTGTTTTTGGTTTATTGTATCTCGCATTGTAGGAACATTACTTCCTCTCATCTTTTGTCCATTGGCCGCACCCAGGCTCAATAATTCCATTATCATCCATATTCGGTACATCTTTAATATACTGCTCATAATCATGTTTGGCATTACCTTTTGTGCTGATCCAAAAATAAGAAGTGATCTCTTTTTTACCTTCCCTTCGAGAAGTATATCCTCCTCCAAGTTCTATCTCTTCTGCTTTTCTGGTTCCATTGTCAGAGTAATAATAGTATTCATCATATGTAGGGATGTAATATCCTTCTTTTGTATGTGAACCCATTGGAGAAGAAGTTTTTACGATGCCGCTTGGGGGTATTTTTATGATCCGAAAACCTTCCTCTTCTTTTAGTGGAGGGAAATTTTCATCATTGTAAGTAATACATACCCAACCTCTGTATTTTTCTGGAAGAAGATATCTAATTCCTTTTTCTGGTGAAGTTCCGTAAATGAATAGAGAAAAAAATGAAACAAAGAGCAACAGGGTTGAACCCAATATAATTTTATTGAATTTATTCATTTTCAGGACTTTCACAAACAATATAATGAAAACCCATTGCAATAACCCAAGTGTTCCAACTATCAAAAGACTTGTGACTCCACCATTGGGATGTATATCCCAACCAAAAACAGATAGGGGTAAACCTGTGATCGTCAAATAAAAAAAGCCGCTAATACCATATTCAGGATCTATCTGAGACATACCTATCCAGAACAATATCCAAATAACATATACAGCTGTAAGTTTAAATATAGTGTTCTTCATTTTGATTTACCAAAATTTATAATTTTATTTTTTGAAAGAACATAACTCAAAATTAGAATAGGGAGAGCATATAAAACTATTTGAATAACCCAAATACTACTCGGAAACTCCGTTAAGACTTTTAGTAATGTTTCATTTATTGCTTTATTGGTTTTGAGTAAACTCATAAAAACGATCCATAAATACCCTGCTATTGAATTTATAAATAAATATTTTAGTTTAGATGTAATTATTTGTCTTTTAAGTAAAAGACAGCAAATTGATATAATTATGGGAAACAAAAAACTTACCCAAATAAACAATATACAAAAAGTACCGCATTCAGACATAGTTTTACTTTCCCAATTTTTTATTGATTATAGCTTTTTTTAGAAGAAAAAACTTTTCTTAAAAAATATAAATATGCTTTATGGCTAACATCCATTATAAACATTAAAACCAAAGCATAAACCCAACCGAATAAATAGCTAAAAGCTACTGCTGCTCCATCACTATTCGCAACTTCTTCGGCAATTTTTTCTGTTGGTGCATAATAAATTGAATATTCCTGCATTGCTAATGCCGAGAAAAATATGACAATCCAACCAGATATCATCACAATCGGATATCTATATGACCATATGAAATTTTTTACAACAATAAACACTATAAATATAAAAATTATTGGTAATAATCCCAATATTATTTTTGTTATTTCGTAAAGTTCCATTATTTATATCTCTTCAAATTGATATCGTGTGAGTACTTTTCTCTTTTTGCTTAATTATAGCCTAATAGGAAAATTTAATTAAATAAAGTTATTTAAAAATCCAATTCTCTTAGATCAGTATCAAGGGCATACATACATTCCAAAAAGAATGCAAAACTGAAAGTTCCTCTACTTACTTTTGTAACTATTGAGTTAATATAGCTTAGAATATTTTGTTTTATGGAGAATTTGCATAATATGGATAAAAAAGGGCCTCCCAACACCCTCTATGTAGTGTTGAGTTAATTAGTTAATATACCATAGAACAGGATCCCTTTGAATCAAAATGGATTTTGTATGCAGGAGAGAGATTCCGGGTCTTGCCTGGAATGACGGGAAAGATGTTTTTTCTTCCCCGGATATGTGCCTATTCGCACTCTTTCTTGAGGATATCTTCGATGATACCAACGATGCTCGGATCTTCAAGTGTTGAAGTGTCCTGTGTGATCGCTTCGCCTTTTACAAGGCTTCTGAGGATCCTTCTCATGATCTTTCCTGACCGTGTTTTTGGAAGGTCAGGTACGAATGCCATATCGTCACACAATGCGATGGCACCGATCTCGGACTTGATGATCGTATTGATCTCTTTCATGGTCTCGAGCTCATCGGCTACACCTTCATCATCTTTAAGAACGATATAGGCAAAGATACCCTCACCTTTGATCTCGTGCGGCTTACCGACCACGGCAACTGCCGCGACATTGTCATGTTTCTTGACCGCAGCTTCCACTTCTGCCGTACCCATTCTATGGCCCGAAACGTTGATGACATCATCAGTTCTACCCGTGATTGTGATATAGCCGTCTTCATCCATCATCGCACCGTCACCCGTAAAGTAGACCGCTTTGCCGTCTTTCTTGCAGTCGCCAAAGTAGGACTTCACGAATCTTTCAGGGTCGTTCCAGATCGTTCTGATCATACTTGGCCAAGGTTTGGTGATACACATGAACCCTTTTTCGCCTACCGGTGTCGGTGTGCCGTCCTCTTCCATGATCTCAGCTACGATACCCGGAAGCGGGAATGTCGCACAGCCAGGCTTGATAGGTGTTGCCGCAGGCAGTGGCGAGATCATATGCCCGCCTGTTTCTGTCTGCCAGTAGGTATCAACAATGGAAC
This DNA window, taken from Sulfurovum lithotrophicum, encodes the following:
- a CDS encoding Nramp family divalent metal transporter codes for the protein MQLRLKEKIRFDIAKNRERIKQLGPGLITGGAGDDPAGIVTYTVVGATTGFSQLWLLLLSTPMMIAIQNLVARIAIVTGKSLPEITTAYYSKKLTVLMIMILALANILTIGADLNAIAAIFHTLTGYRTVYFLIPITALIAYLITFGQYKKIKSIFIGMTAVLVVYIIAAVLSKPPVLLLLKNTLVPHIEMNSAWIIAALGMLGTTISPYLMFWQAAEEKEEKKSIVQADEVGFDTITGMVYSNLLAYAMIITGAVMLYGTHSNIEDVMTLTEALRPAAGDYAFALFALGIVVAGFLAIPVLAGSTAYAVADTFGWREGMDYKVSDAKGFYIVFIGALIIGDMIDMYPGITVVDALYYSQVLNGMLIPVLIAFALAIGNNKTIMGEYVATRFQNVFSLFAMLVTLGLTVVMVWQWIG
- a CDS encoding MBL fold metallo-hydrolase RNA specificity domain-containing protein, whose translation is MATVVSYGAAEVVTGSCHLLELDSGTRILVDCGMFQGREEHRNYGLFDFDAKSVDYLLVTHAHLDHVGRIPKLVKEGFSGTIVATDATFALAEVVLLDSAKIMKEDYHTHYKKAQRRGNEGKVLLPLYEEKDVQAALALPHIMPEYDKPFELCKDVTVTYRNAGHILGSAYIEIRYKEGNEERHIVFSGDIGNDNDMVIPNLVPCKSADFLYVESTYGDRNHKGALESEEEFRSVITKTLENWGNVIIPSFAIERTQELLCILKEMHDKKELPECKIFLDSPMATRATAVYKEFAEELLSTECQTIKKRDGTVFDFDGLNYTLTVDESKAINDVDERAIIIAGSGMCNGGRILHHFKNRLWNPKNAVIFVGYQAVGTLGRRIVDGAKWIKIYHEDIRIKASMYTINGFSAHADQNGIIKWVKDIEDLQRIFLIHGEEEKQEVLRKVMGEKLHEKAHIVAPEEVIYLS
- a CDS encoding uracil-DNA glycosylase encodes the protein MKNLHNALLLKQLYQLKQLGYRYTDITPYQEEKLDLTLPDTLDSLQKQAMNCHLCELSKSRKKVVFGEGNPHANILIIGEGPGATEDSTGKPFVGRSGELLSKMLENVLGVTRQEVYITNIVKCRPPNNRAPTPTEAHTCQPYLLKQIELIKPKLILTLGATAYHYLTGDDTGITKVRGSIHKHGNATLIPTYHPSYLLRNPSAKKEVFEDLLKVKELMKSF
- a CDS encoding DUF6843 domain-containing protein encodes the protein MSQIDPEYGISGFFYLTITGLPLSVFGWDIHPNGGVTSLLIVGTLGLLQWVFIILFVKVLKMNKFNKIILGSTLLLFVSFFSLFIYGTSPEKGIRYLLPEKYRGWVCITYNDENFPPLKEEEGFRIIKIPPSGIVKTSSPMGSHTKEGYYIPTYDEYYYYSDNGTRKAEEIELGGGYTSRREGKKEITSYFWISTKGNAKHDYEQYIKDVPNMDDNGIIEPGCGQWTKDERK
- a CDS encoding DUF6471 domain-containing protein: MLGGPFLSILCKFSIKQNILSYINSIVTKVSRGTFSFAFFLECMYALDTDLRELDF